A section of the Mesorhizobium loti genome encodes:
- a CDS encoding glycine C-acetyltransferase: protein MTAAFLSHIDNELAGLKSAGLYKSERVISSMQSAQIEVGGEKVLNFCANNYLGLADSADLRKAATQALDRYGYGMASVRFICGTQEEHKQLEATISSFLGLEDTILYGSCFDANGGLFETLLGEEDAIISDALNHASIIDGVRLSKAKRFRYANNDMADLEARLKEAKDCRFRLIATDGVFSMDGIIANLKGVCDLADKYDAMVMVDDSHAVGFVGKNGRGSAEHCGVEGRVDIITGTLGKALGGASGGYTSSKSQVVDWLRQRSRPYLFSNTLMPAIAGASIKVFDLIRNGDALRERLYANAARFRSQMGKLGFTLAGADHPIIPVMLGEATLAQEMAARMLKRGIYVIGFSFPVVPKGQARIRTQMSAAHSSAHIDRAVEAFGAVGRELGVIS from the coding sequence ATGACCGCAGCATTTCTCTCCCATATCGACAATGAGCTTGCAGGGCTGAAATCAGCCGGGCTCTACAAATCAGAGCGGGTGATTTCCTCGATGCAGTCGGCGCAGATCGAGGTCGGCGGCGAGAAAGTGCTGAACTTCTGCGCCAACAACTATCTCGGCCTTGCCGACAGCGCCGACCTGCGAAAGGCGGCTACGCAGGCGCTTGATCGCTACGGCTACGGCATGGCCTCGGTGCGCTTCATCTGCGGCACGCAGGAGGAACACAAGCAGCTCGAGGCGACGATTTCCTCCTTCCTCGGCCTGGAAGACACCATCCTCTACGGCTCCTGTTTCGACGCCAATGGCGGACTGTTCGAGACGCTGCTTGGAGAGGAAGACGCGATCATTTCGGATGCGCTGAACCACGCCTCGATCATCGATGGCGTCAGGCTGTCCAAGGCCAAGCGCTTCCGCTACGCCAACAACGACATGGCCGATCTCGAAGCGCGATTGAAGGAGGCGAAGGATTGCCGCTTCCGACTGATCGCCACCGACGGCGTGTTCTCGATGGACGGCATCATCGCCAACCTGAAAGGCGTCTGCGACCTTGCCGACAAATACGATGCGATGGTCATGGTCGACGACAGCCATGCGGTCGGCTTCGTCGGCAAGAATGGCCGCGGCTCGGCCGAGCACTGCGGCGTCGAAGGCAGGGTCGACATCATCACCGGCACGCTGGGCAAGGCGCTCGGCGGCGCTTCCGGTGGCTACACCTCCAGCAAGAGCCAGGTGGTCGACTGGCTGCGCCAGCGCTCGCGGCCCTATCTCTTTTCCAACACGCTTATGCCGGCGATCGCCGGCGCCTCGATCAAGGTGTTCGACCTGATCCGCAATGGCGACGCCTTGCGCGAACGCCTATATGCCAATGCGGCGCGGTTCAGGTCGCAGATGGGCAAGCTCGGCTTCACGCTGGCCGGTGCCGATCATCCGATCATTCCGGTGATGCTGGGCGAGGCGACATTGGCGCAGGAAATGGCGGCACGCATGTTGAAGCGCGGCATCTATGTCATCGGCTTCTCGTTCCCCGTGGTGCCGAAGGGCCAGGCGCGAATCCGCACCCAGATGTCGGCGGCGCATTCCAGCGCCCACATCGACCGCGCGGTGGAGGCGTTCGGCGCGGTCGGCAGGGAACTGGGCGT